The genomic region GCAGCGCGCCATGGCTCGCGTCCGACCGCATCACCGCCGGGCAGATAAAACGGCCGCATGCTGGCTGCCCGCATCCAGTTACCGGGCTTGCCCAGCAACGCTTCGCCGCCCCACATCGTGCCGTCCTCGCCATAACCCACACCGTCCCAGGTGAATACCAGCCAATCGCTGATATCCGGATATTCCCCGGCCAATGCCGATGCATGGGCATGATGATGGAATACCGTGTTCAGCGCCAGGCCGCTGGCACGCGCCCAGCGGCTGCTGGCATAACCGCTGTGCGCATCGCACACCACGCGACTGGCCATGACGTTGTACAGCTTCTGCAAATCTGCAATGACCTGTTCGAACACCGCCATCGCCCGCTGCGAGCCCAGATCGCCGATGTGCGGCGAAATCACCACGCGCCGCTCCCAGGCCAGTGCGATGGTGTTTTTGGTATGCCCGCCGACGGCCAGCAGCGGCGTCTCCAGCGCAAACGGCAAGCTCAGCTCCACGGGGGCGCAGCCGCGTCCCAATCGCAGTGGCCGCGGCGCGCCTGCGCTGAAACGAAATACCGGGTCGTCGGCGGGACGCACGATGGGCCGGTCGTGATGCAAAAAGGCATCGGCCACTCCAGCGAGGCGGGCTTCCACTTCGGCATTATCGGTCAGTACCGGTTCGCCGCTGATATTAGCGGAAGTCGCCACCAGTGGCGCGGCGAAATCGGCCAGCAGCAAATGATGCAGCGGGCTATACGGCAACAGGACACCGATTTCCGTCAGTCCCGGCGCAACTTGCACGCACAGCGGACTATCGGCACGCTGTCGGAGCAGCAATACCGGACGCAGCGGACTTGACAGAAAAGCCGCTTCGTCGTCCGTCATCTCAGCGGCATGCCGCACGCTCGCCAGATTGGGGAACATCACCGCCAGCGGCTTGTGCGGCCGCGCCTTGCGCTCACGCAATCGCGATACCGCAATAACGGAACGCGCATCGCACAGCAGGTGATAGCCGCCCACGCCTTTCACCGCCACGATCTGGCCGACACGCAACGCCGCGACCGCAGCTGCCAATACGCCTTCACCGGCCAGCGTCAGCCTGTCGTTCCTGAACAATAATTGCGGACCGCACTGCGGGCAGGCTATCGGCTCGGCATGAAAACGCCGGTTCAGCGGGTTGTCATATTCGGCGCGGCACGCCGGGCACAGTGCGAAATCGCGCATGCTGGTCGCGGCGCGATCATAAGGCAAGGCTTCGATCAGCGTATAGCGCGGGCCGCACTGGGTGCAGTTGATGAACGGGTAACGGTAACGGCGGTCATGCGGGTCGAACAGTTCGCCCAGACAATCGTCACAAATGAAGTAATCCGGCGGCACATGAATATCGGGCCGCGCGTCGCTGACACTGGGACGGATGGCGAAACCGCTGGCACCGGTGACCGATGTTTGCATCTGCCCGAGTATCTGCGGCTGCGCCAGCGGCGGCGCTTCGTCCACCAACGCCGTAGCAAAAGCCGCCAGATGTTGCGGGCTGCCTTCGACCTCGATTTCCACCAGCCCCAACCGGTTCTGTACCCAGCCGCTCAGCTCGAAACGCTGAGCCAGACGATATACAAAAGGCCGGAATCCCACGCCCTGCACCCGGCCCGACACCACAAAATGCATCGCAAGCAGAGGATTCAAGCGACTTTTGCCTCCCGGATGCCGCTGGCCCACCAGATACGGCACGCGCCTTCATCGGACACCATGCACGGCCCCACCGGCGAGCGCGGGGTACAGGCACGGCCGTACAGACGGCACTGATCGGGGTATATCCTGCCCAATACGACCTTGGCGCAATCGCAGCCCGGCGGCATTTCCCCGGCGCGTTTGCGTGCAGGGTCGTCGTAAGCCGGAAAACGCAATCTGGCATTATGCGCTGCCAGCGCCGGCTTGATACCGAAACCGGAAGCGGCAATCACGCCCACGCCGCGCCAGTTGGCATCGACCACATCCATGGTCTGCGCCAGCTGTCGCCGCGCGCTGACATTGCCGCCGGGACGCACAAGTTGCGGATAGCAGTTATCGAGAAAAGGCCGTTCGCCCTGTAATTGGCGCAATACCGAATAGGTCGCCGCCAGCAGCGATTCCGGCGTGAATCCGGCCACGGCGGCGGGCAGACCGTGCCTGGCAGTGACGAAATCCCATTCTTCCGGCCCCATGACCGTGGCCACATGCCCGGGCGCAATGAGCGCATCGAAACCCGGCTTGCCCGCCTCCAGCAACATGGCCACGGCGGGCCAGGTAAGGCGCCCGGACAACAATACCGACAGATTCGATGGCACGCCGGCGGCCAGCATCGCCGCCACCGGCGCAGTGGTGGTCTCGAAACCGGCGGCGAAAAACACCACCGCGATGTCCGGGTTATCGCGCGCTATCTGCACCGCCTCGGTAGGGCTGGCGATCGGACGGATATCCGCGCCCGCCGCACGCGCCGCATCCAGCGAACGCGGCTCGTTCCTGGGTACGTTGACCGGCACCCGCAGCATGTCGCCAAACGCGACCAGAATGATTTTTTCGTTCAGAGCCAGCTGTATCGCCTGGTATACGTCCTCTTCCGGACACACGCATACCGGGCAGCCGGGGCCGGGGATCAGCTCAATATTGTCCGGCAAAGCACCGCGCAATCCGGCCAGCGTGATCGAGCGCTCGTGACCGCCGCACACGTTCATGATCTTGACGCGCGCCGGCAAATCCAGCGCACGGATTTTCTGCAACCAGTAAGCGGCGTCGTGGCTCATACACTGACCTCGGCGTGAGCGTGAAGGCTGGCGCCGTCAAGCTGGATAAAGGGTTTGGCGGTTTTTCCGAGTGCTACCCGCGCACGCTGGGCGGCAAGCTCGCTGCGCAGCCAATCGTACCAGGCGGTCATACCCTGCCCCTTGCGGGCCGACACCGGCAGCAGCGGCACCGTACTCGCCAGCTGGCGCAAACACAGCTCAGCCCGCGCAGGATCGAAATCGTCCAGCACCGGCAACAGGTCGACCTTGCTCAGCACCACCGCATCGGCGGCGCGGAACATGACCGGGTATTTGGCGGGCTTGTCATCGCCTTCTGTCACTGACAGCAGCGTGACATTGCGATGCTGCCCCAGATCGAAGCTTGCCGGACACACCAGATTGCCGACGTTCTCGACAAACAGGATATCCACTCCGGAGAGATCGAGCTGATGCAGTGCCTCGTGCACCATGTGCGCATCGAGATGGCAGGCGCTGCCGGTGGTGATCTGGTGCGCCGGCACGCCGCGGGCGCGGATGCGCGCGGCATCGTTTTCCGTTTCCAGATCGCCTTCGATCACCGCCAGGCCAAATTCATCCTTGAGCGCATCGATGGTCGCTTCCAGCAAGGCCGTCTTGCCGGAGCCGGGGGAGGACATCAGGTTGATGGTGAGGATGCCGCGGGCATCGAAGTGCGCACGATTGTGCGCGGCCTGATCGTCATTGTGCGCCAGCAGCTTTTTCAACACGGAAACCGCGCTGGTACCGGCCTTCACCGGCTTGTATGCCAGATGCCGGTTACCGGATGTCACGTTGCAGCCGCAACTATCGCACATGGCAAATCCTTATACGAGATTGGTTATGTGATCAATTCCAGATTGACCAGCAGCATTTCGTCGCCGCTGACCAGTTGGGTATGGTAATCCCCGCATACCCCGCACAGCAAGCGGTTGGGCGTCGCCTCACTATCGGCGCCGCACGTCTTGCAGCGCACCCGCACCGGCTGCGGCGTAATCACCAGCTGCGCTGCCGCAGCCAGCGTTCCCGCCGCTGCCAGCGGGAAAGCGCTCTGCAATAACGCCGGTTCCACGCCCGAGAGCGGGCCGATATGCAGGCGGATTACCGCAACGCCGAGCGCCGCGTGCTGCTGGGCTATGTCGATCGACTGAGCCACCAGCGCCTGACATACTGCCAGTTCATGCACGGTGGATAACCGGCTCGAGCGCCAGCATTTCGTCGTAAAGTTCCCATGCGCTCTGCGCCTCTGCAGCACTCATGGTCTGAATGGCGTATCCCACATGCACCATCACGTAATCGCCTACAGCAGGCATTTCATCCTGCAACAGGAACAGGCTGACCTCGCGCGCCACCCCCTTGGCAGCGGCTTGCGCAACAAAACCATCGATCGCGGTTATTTGCATGGGTATGGCTAGACACATGATGCACCTCGCTTAGTTCAGCATAGTATAAACCCGGATTGGAATTCCGCCACTACAACCAGGCGGGCCAAAATACCCTACCAATTCAGTTGGTTGTTATTTGAATTTGGCGTGCTAGTATTAAAACAGTCTCGTACCTGATATAACTTCAATGACTACTCTGGTGCTCGGTATAGGCAACACCCTGCTCTGCGACGAAGGCGTGGGCGTCCACACGATACGCGCACTCGCACAGAATCATCCCGACCTGGCCGACGTCGAATTCATGGATGGCGGCACCCTCAGCTTTTCCCTTGCCGGCGATGTCGAAGACGCCACCCAGCTCATTGTCATCGACGCTGCCGAGCTCGACAGCGCTCCCGGTACGGTACGCGCTTTTGTCGGCGCAGACATGGACAGTTTCCTTGGCGTCAACCGCAAGCGCAGCGTGCATGAAGTCGGCCTGCTCGATCTGATGGCGGTCGCGCATCTTGCCGGACACCTGCCGGAACGGCGTGCGCTGATCGGCATTCAGCCTGACATCGTGGATTGGGGCGATGCACCCACCGCAGCCGTCGCGCAGGCCATTCCGCAAGCCTGTAACCTTACCCTCGACCTGATTGCAGCGTGGCGCACATGAGCGGCCTGAACGATATCGGCGTCAAAGTGGTCAACCCGCTGCCTGCCGGGGAGGATGGCCTGTCCGGCAATGCCGACGCCATCCTGCATGAAATCGTCGCGCTGCTGGAAACCTACACGACCTCCGGCGAGATGGGCGCAATCGACCTGCATAGCCTGCCGCTGACCCCGACCGATTATGAATTGCTGCGCAGCACGCTGGCCGAAGGCGAAGTGCATGCGCAGATCAATGTGATCGGCAATACCGAGGTACGTGAAACGCTTTATCCCGGCGTATGGTGGCTGACTTATTACAATGCGGAAGGCGATATCGTTGCCGACCTCCTGGAAATCACTGCAGTTCCCGAAATACTGAAAGCGCCGGAAGAAGACATACGCGACGGGCTAGTCCGTCTGCGCGATCTGTTAACGCAAGCTGAATAGCATTCAAGGGGAGTAGCAATGGACGAATTCGACACTCTGGGCGCAGGTCTGGCGCGTTCCGGCATCAGCCGTCGTTCCTTTCTCAAATTCTGCACGGCCATGGCCTCGCTGATGGCGCTGCCCCCCAGCGCCGCTTATGCGATGGCCGATGCGCTTAAACGTGCGCAGCGCCAGTCGGTGATCTGGCTGTCGTTTCAGGAATGTACCGGCTGCGTCGAATCGCTGACCCGCTCCTTCGATCCGACGCTGGAACAGATGATATTCGAGATGATCTCGCTGGATTATCAGCACACCCTGCAAGCCGCCTCGGGCACAGCGGCAGAATCGGCGCGCGAACAGACGATGAAGTCATCCTGGGGCAAATACGTGCTCATCGTCGATGGCTCCATTCCGACCAGGGACGGCGGCGTGTATTCCACGGTGGCGGGCATTTCCAACCACGACATGCTGGTCGAAACGGCCAAAGGCGCAGCGGCCATCGTCGCTGTGGGTACCTGTTCTGCATACGGCGGCATTCCCCATGCCAACCCCAATCCCACCGGCGCAGTGTCGGTATCAGACATCATCAAGGACAAGCCAATCATGAATGTGCCGGGCTGTCCGCCCATCCCGTCAGTTATTGCCGGCGTGCTGGCGTATTTCGTCACCTACGGCAAACTGCCAGAACTGGATCATCTCAACCGACCCAAAGTGTTCTTTGCCGACACCATCCACGACCGCTGCTACCGGCGGCCATTCTACGATCAGGGCAAGTTCGCCAAGACCTTTGACGACGAAGGCGCGCGCAATGGCTGGTGCCTGTATGAACTCGGCTGCAAGGGCCCGACCACTTACAATGCCTGCGCCACGATAAAGTGGAACGGCGGCGTCAGCTTCCCGATCGAGTCCGGCCATGGCTGCCTGGGCTGCTCCGAACCAAATTTCTGGGACAAAGGCAGCTTCTACAAGCCTTTACCGATGCCGCTGGCAACCAATAACCGGGTCATCGCTGCCGCCGCAATCGGCGGTATCGCAGCAGGCGCGGCAGCCGCCGTGATATCGCGCAAACACCAGGCCGACATCAGCAAGGAGAATTAGAGCCGCTTTCAATAGGCTTCATACCTCGCGCCTGTACTCTGTGGAGTGCAGTACAAGGCGCGAGTTGCGCAGTTTGGCATTCCAAACAAGCGACGAGTAACGCAGTAATGCGCTCCACAGAGTACAGGCCCTCCGGGTTGAGTCAGACAAGCGCGTCTGCAGCGTTGTCCGGCTTGTGAATGGAACTGCCATTCACTGCGCCGCACGCCTTGCATCCATCGCTAGCCTGACTCAACGCGAGGTATGAAACCTATTGAAAGAGGCTCTTACATGGACTTGCTGCAATTTGCCCGTGGCCCGGCACTGACCTGGGCCTTTGCGATTTTTGCTTTTGGCATGGCCTGGCGCCTGCTCGGCATCCTGTTGCTCAAACGCCGCCCTGATTACTCGGAACCGCGTCATGCCAGCAGCTGGCCGGGTGCTGTCAAACTGATCATCACCCGTTCCTGGCCGCGCCGCGAGTTCAGGCAACGTACCATTTTCGGTCAGGCCGTGGGCTATATTTTCCATATCGGGCTGGCAATCGTGGTGTTCGGTTTCGCGCCCCACATCCTGTTTTTCAAGGGACTCACCGGGCTGGATTGGCCCGGCCTGCCCAATGCCGTCGTTTACCTGAGCGGCGCTATCACCATCGCCGCGCTCATCGTCGTGCTCGGGCGGCGCCTCAGTCATCCGGTGCTGCGGCTACTGTCCAATTTCGACGACTATTTCAGCTGGCTGGTCACCTTCACCCCGGTCGCTACCGGCATGCTGGCGGTGGCCCATCTGGGGGCACGCTACGAGACGCTGCTGGCTATCCATATCCTGTCGGTCGCTGTGTTACTGATCTGGTTTCCTTTCGGCAAGCTCATGCATGCAGCGCTGGTCTTCGTGTCGCGCGGCAGCACCGGCGCCTTATTTGAACGCAAGGGAGCATCGATATGAGCACCGCGGATATTGACAGCACATACCCACTCGAACTCGATCAGCCG from Sulfuriferula sp. AH1 harbors:
- a CDS encoding HypC/HybG/HupF family hydrogenase formation chaperone, with the protein product MCLAIPMQITAIDGFVAQAAAKGVAREVSLFLLQDEMPAVGDYVMVHVGYAIQTMSAAEAQSAWELYDEMLALEPVIHRA
- the hypF gene encoding carbamoyltransferase HypF, with amino-acid sequence MNPLLAMHFVVSGRVQGVGFRPFVYRLAQRFELSGWVQNRLGLVEIEVEGSPQHLAAFATALVDEAPPLAQPQILGQMQTSVTGASGFAIRPSVSDARPDIHVPPDYFICDDCLGELFDPHDRRYRYPFINCTQCGPRYTLIEALPYDRAATSMRDFALCPACRAEYDNPLNRRFHAEPIACPQCGPQLLFRNDRLTLAGEGVLAAAVAALRVGQIVAVKGVGGYHLLCDARSVIAVSRLRERKARPHKPLAVMFPNLASVRHAAEMTDDEAAFLSSPLRPVLLLRQRADSPLCVQVAPGLTEIGVLLPYSPLHHLLLADFAAPLVATSANISGEPVLTDNAEVEARLAGVADAFLHHDRPIVRPADDPVFRFSAGAPRPLRLGRGCAPVELSLPFALETPLLAVGGHTKNTIALAWERRVVISPHIGDLGSQRAMAVFEQVIADLQKLYNVMASRVVCDAHSGYASSRWARASGLALNTVFHHHAHASALAGEYPDISDWLVFTWDGVGYGEDGTMWGGEALLGKPGNWMRAASMRPFYLPGGDAVGREPWRAAAALAWETGITWPDLPANSELVHTVWQRRMNTQQTSAVGRLFDAAAAFTGLLSHASYEGQGPMWLEAMCSNSAEDAIALPLNRDEEGVWRSDWAPLVTMLTDAMLSARRRAEIFHNSLAHALLAQVRAVQSTHSVQCIGLAGGVFQNRRLTGLVIDLLTAAGLQVRLAQQVPVNDGGISFGQIVEMGHRHD
- a CDS encoding nitrate reductase; the protein is MDLLQFARGPALTWAFAIFAFGMAWRLLGILLLKRRPDYSEPRHASSWPGAVKLIITRSWPRREFRQRTIFGQAVGYIFHIGLAIVVFGFAPHILFFKGLTGLDWPGLPNAVVYLSGAITIAALIVVLGRRLSHPVLRLLSNFDDYFSWLVTFTPVATGMLAVAHLGARYETLLAIHILSVAVLLIWFPFGKLMHAALVFVSRGSTGALFERKGASI
- a CDS encoding hydrogenase expression/formation C-terminal domain-containing protein; translated protein: MSGLNDIGVKVVNPLPAGEDGLSGNADAILHEIVALLETYTTSGEMGAIDLHSLPLTPTDYELLRSTLAEGEVHAQINVIGNTEVRETLYPGVWWLTYYNAEGDIVADLLEITAVPEILKAPEEDIRDGLVRLRDLLTQAE
- a CDS encoding hydrogenase small subunit; the encoded protein is MDEFDTLGAGLARSGISRRSFLKFCTAMASLMALPPSAAYAMADALKRAQRQSVIWLSFQECTGCVESLTRSFDPTLEQMIFEMISLDYQHTLQAASGTAAESAREQTMKSSWGKYVLIVDGSIPTRDGGVYSTVAGISNHDMLVETAKGAAAIVAVGTCSAYGGIPHANPNPTGAVSVSDIIKDKPIMNVPGCPPIPSVIAGVLAYFVTYGKLPELDHLNRPKVFFADTIHDRCYRRPFYDQGKFAKTFDDEGARNGWCLYELGCKGPTTYNACATIKWNGGVSFPIESGHGCLGCSEPNFWDKGSFYKPLPMPLATNNRVIAAAAIGGIAAGAAAAVISRKHQADISKEN
- the hypB gene encoding hydrogenase nickel incorporation protein HypB, whose protein sequence is MCDSCGCNVTSGNRHLAYKPVKAGTSAVSVLKKLLAHNDDQAAHNRAHFDARGILTINLMSSPGSGKTALLEATIDALKDEFGLAVIEGDLETENDAARIRARGVPAHQITTGSACHLDAHMVHEALHQLDLSGVDILFVENVGNLVCPASFDLGQHRNVTLLSVTEGDDKPAKYPVMFRAADAVVLSKVDLLPVLDDFDPARAELCLRQLASTVPLLPVSARKGQGMTAWYDWLRSELAAQRARVALGKTAKPFIQLDGASLHAHAEVSV
- a CDS encoding hydrogenase maturation nickel metallochaperone HypA produces the protein MHELAVCQALVAQSIDIAQQHAALGVAVIRLHIGPLSGVEPALLQSAFPLAAAGTLAAAAQLVITPQPVRVRCKTCGADSEATPNRLLCGVCGDYHTQLVSGDEMLLVNLELIT
- a CDS encoding HyaD/HybD family hydrogenase maturation endopeptidase, which translates into the protein MTTLVLGIGNTLLCDEGVGVHTIRALAQNHPDLADVEFMDGGTLSFSLAGDVEDATQLIVIDAAELDSAPGTVRAFVGADMDSFLGVNRKRSVHEVGLLDLMAVAHLAGHLPERRALIGIQPDIVDWGDAPTAAVAQAIPQACNLTLDLIAAWRT
- the hypD gene encoding hydrogenase formation protein HypD, whose protein sequence is MSHDAAYWLQKIRALDLPARVKIMNVCGGHERSITLAGLRGALPDNIELIPGPGCPVCVCPEEDVYQAIQLALNEKIILVAFGDMLRVPVNVPRNEPRSLDAARAAGADIRPIASPTEAVQIARDNPDIAVVFFAAGFETTTAPVAAMLAAGVPSNLSVLLSGRLTWPAVAMLLEAGKPGFDALIAPGHVATVMGPEEWDFVTARHGLPAAVAGFTPESLLAATYSVLRQLQGERPFLDNCYPQLVRPGGNVSARRQLAQTMDVVDANWRGVGVIAASGFGIKPALAAHNARLRFPAYDDPARKRAGEMPPGCDCAKVVLGRIYPDQCRLYGRACTPRSPVGPCMVSDEGACRIWWASGIREAKVA